The region TGCTGATATCTTCGCTGATCAAGCATGCCGCCAGGCATGCCGGCGAGACAGAGATCGTCAGCAAGCGGGTCGAGGGAGATATACATCGCTACACCTGGGCCGCGGCCGAGCGGCGTTCCCGCCAATTGGCACAGGCCTTGGCCCGCTTGGGCTGCGAGCCCGGCGACCGGGTGGCCACGCTGGCCTGGAATGGTTACCGGCACCTGGAGATCTATTACGGCAGCTCGGGCTCGCAGCTGGTGTGCCACACCATCAATCCGCGGCTATTCCCCGAGCAGATCGCCTGGATCGCCAATGATGCGCAAGACCGCATCCTGTGCTTCGACCTCAACTTGCTGCCCCTGGTGGAGAAGCTGGCGCCCGAGCTGAGCAGCGTGCAGCACTTCGTCGTGATGACGGACCGCGCCCACATGCCTGCGCAGACCAGCCTGCCCGGCCTGCTCTGCTATGACGAACTGCTGGACGCCGAAGACGCCTGCTATGTCTGGCCTGAGTTCGACGAGAACACCGCTTGCAGCATCTGCTACACCTCGGGCACGACTGGCCACCCCAAGGGCGCCGTCTACAGCCACCGCTCGACGCTTTTGCACACCTACGCCTCGGCCCTGCCGGATGCGCTGGATTGCTCGGCGCGTGATGTCATCTTGCCGGTGGTGCCGATGTTCCACGTCAACGCCTGGGGTTTGCCCTACAGCTGCGCGCTGATCGGCTGCAAGCTGGTGCTGCCGGGGCCCCATCTCGATGGCAAATCGCTGTACGAATTGTTTGAGTCCGAGAAGGTCAGCTTCAGTGCCGGCGTGCCCACGGTGTGGCTGGGCTTGCTCAATTACGTCAAGGCCAATGCGCTGAAGTTCAGCACCTTCAAGCGCACGGTGATCGGTGGCTCGGCCTGCCCGCCGGCCATGATGAAGACCTTGCAAGACGATTACGGGGTGGAGGTCATTCATGCCTGGGGCATGACCGAGCTGTCACCCATCGGCACGCTGGCCAAGCTCAATACCCGCCAGCTGGAATTGCCCAAAGACCAGCAGCAGCGCTTGCTGGAGAAGCAGGGCAAGGTGGTCTACGGCATCGATATGGCGATTGCCGACGATCAGGGTCGTGCTTTGCCCTGGGATGGCGTGGCCTTCGGCAACCTGCTGGTGCGCGGCCATTGGGTGATCAACCAGTATTACGGCCAGACCGCGACACCGCTGGTGACGCTGGACGGCGAGCCGGGCTGGTTCCCCACCGGGGACGTGGCCACCATTGACCCCGACGGCTTTATGCAGATTACCGACCGCAGCAAGGACGTGATCAAGTCCGGCGGCGAGTGGATCAGCTCGATTGAGTTGGAGAACGTCGCCATGGCTCACCCCGATGTGGCTGAGGCCGCGGTGATTGCCTGCGTCCACCCCAAGTGGGACGAGCGGCCGCTGCTGGTGGTGATTAAAAAGGCCGGCACCGTGTTGACCCGCGAAGGCTTGCTGGCGTTTTTTGACGGCCGCATCCCCAAGTGGCAGGTGCCGGATGACGTGGTTTTTGTGAACGAAATCCCCCACACCGCCACCGGCAAGATTCAAAAACTTGCCCTTCGCCAGCAGTTCAAGGACTACCGCCTGCCCGGAGTCTGACAACACCGTTTTCCCCCTGTTCAAGCCCGAGACAAAAAAGGAGACATCGATGACACAGCCCAAGCATCTCTTGCGCAGCAGCCTGATCGCTAGCTTGCTGGCCGCCTCTGCCTTCGCCGCCCACGCCCAGAAGGGCGAGACGGTGAAGATCGCGCTGATCGACCCGCTCTCGGGTCTGATGGGGCCGGTGGGCCAGAACCAGGCCAAGAGTTTTCAGTTCTTTGCCGAGAAGTTCAATGCCAGCAACCCAGCGGGCGTGAAGTTCGAGATCGTGTCCATTGACAACAAGCTCAGCCCGGTCGAGTCGCTGAATGCCTTGAAGTCCGCCATTGACCAGGGCGTGCGTTACGTCGCCCAAGGCAATGGCTCGGGCGTGGCGCTGGCGCTGATTGACGCGATCAACAAGCACAACGAACGCAACCCCGGCAAAGAGGTGCTGTTCCTCAACCACTCGGCCGTGGACCCGGACCTGACCAATAGCAAATGCAGCTTCTGGCACTTCCGCATGGACGCCGACACCTCCATGAAGATGGAGGCCATCACCACCTTCTTGAAGGATCAGCCGGATGTGAAGAAGGTCTTCCTGCTGAACCAGAACTATGCCCACGGCCACCAAGTGGCCAAGTACGCCAAGGAGTTGCTGGCGAGCAAGCGGCCCGATGTTCAGATCGTTGGTGAAGACCTGCACCCCATCGCTCAGGTGCGCGACTTCGCGCCCTATGTGGCCAAGATCAAGGCCAGCGGCGCCGACACGGTGATCACCGGCAATTGGGGCTCTGACCTGTCGCTGCTGATCAAGGCCGCCAATGAGTCGGGCTACACCGGCAAGTTCTACACCTACTACGCCGGCGTCACCGGCACGCCTTCGGCCATGGGCGCCACGGGTGCCGGCCGGGTCTACCAAGTGGCTTACAACCACTACAACATGGGCGGCCAGATGGGCAAGTGGATGAGCGAGTTCCAGACCCGCTTCAAGGACGACTTCTACACCGGCAGCGTGATCCACATCTACACCTTGCTGGGCTCGGCCATGGCCAAGGCCAAGAGCACCGATCCGGCCAAGGTGGCGCTGGCCATGGAAGGGCTGCGGGTTAATAGCTTTGGTGGCGAGGTCGAGATGCGCAAGACCGACCACCAGCTGCAGCAGCCGCTCTACATCGCGGTCTGGCAGAAGGCCGATGCCAAGTACCCGTACTCGCCTGAGGGCACGGGCTACACCATGGCGCCGGTGAAGACTTTTGAGTCTTATGTGTCCAGCACGCCCACCTCGTGCCAGATGAAGCGGCCTTGAGGTTTTTAGGCTTTCGCTGAGTGCGTGAACCGAGCTGCAGCCTGTGAATCAGGCTGACCGGGAGTAGGGCTGTCCGCCCCACACCCAGCTCGGCACGTTTGCTGCCGCCGGCTCACGCTGCTGTGAGCCGTGCAGGCAGCTTGTCCAACCCATTGCAAAGATCAAGTCTTGGACCAAATCCTCATCAATCTGCTTAACGGCCTGTCCTCCGGGCTGCTGCTGTTCATGCTCAGCTCGGGGCTGACGCTGATCTTCAGCATGATGGGCGTGCTCAATTTCGCCCATGCCAGCTTCTATATGTTGGGGGCCTATATCGCCTACAGCCTCGTGGGCGTGCTGGGCTTTTGGCCGGCGCTCGTCCTAGCACCTTTGCTGGTGGGAGTCTTGGGCGCAGGATTCGAGCGCATGGCACTGCGCCGGGTGCACAAGTTCGGCCATGTGGCGGAGCTGCTCATCACCTTCGGCCTGTCCTATGTGGTGCTGGAGTTGGTGCAGCTGATCTGGGGGCGCTTGGCCGTGCCTTTCGCGCCGCCGGCCGCGCTGCAGGGCTCGGCCTTCACGATTGTTCAGCATCCGCTGCAGGGCCTTTCCCTGGTCTGGGGCGCGGCACCGGCGCAGCTGTGTGCGGGTGCAGCTTGTTCCAACTTCCCGCTGACGCGGCTGTTCATGATGGTCGTGGCGCTGTTGATGTTGCTGGCCCTGTGGCTGCTGCTAACGCGCACCCGCATCGGCCTGGTGATTCAGGCCGCGCTGACGCATCCCGAGATGGTGGAAGCCCTGGGGCACAACGTGCCACGTGTGCTGATGCTGGTCTTCGGCAGTGGTTGCGCCTTGGCGGCGCTGGCCGGCGTGATCGGCGGCATCACCTTTGTGACCGAGCCGAATATGGCGGTCATCGTCGGCTCCATCATCTTTGTGGTGGTGGTGGTGGGCGGGGTGGGGTCTTTAGCGGGGGCTTTTGTCGGCTCTTTGCTGATCGGCTTGCTGCAGACCTTGCCGTTAACGGTGGACGGCTCGCTGGCCAGCTTGTTCACGAGCTGGGGCCTGGCCGTGGGGCCGACGACGTTCGGTTACCCGATTCTGAAACTGAGCATGGCCCAGGTGGCGCCCATCTTGCCGTATCTGCTGATGGTGCTGATCCTGATTTTCCGCCCCAAGGGCCTGCTGGGCACGCGAGACGACTAAAAGCATGGGGACTCATAAACCTTTTCATTTCAAACCGATCAACTTCGGTCGCTGGCTGGTCTGGAGCTTGTACGCCCTGGCCTTGCTGCTGGCGCCCTTGTTGTGGACCAGCGGCCTAGCGCAGACCATGCTCTCGCAGATTGGCATCGCCATCATTGCCTGCCTGGCCTACAACATCTTGCTGGGGCAGGGCGGCATGCTCAGCTTCGGCCATGCGGTGTACAGCGGCCTGGGCGCTTTCCTGACCATCCACTCCCTCAATCTGGTCAGCAGCGGGGCCTGGCAGTTGCCGGTCAGCTTGCTGCCGGTGATTGGCGGCCTGGCCGGCTTGGGCTTCGCGATGCTGTTCGGCTATGTGTCGACCAAGAAGTCGGGCACGCCTTTCGCGATGATCACGCTGGGCATTGGCGAGTTGATCTGGTCCATGTCGCTGATGCTGCCCGAGTTCTTCGGCGGTGAGGGCGGCGTGTCCGGCAATCGGGTGCTGGGCCAGGCGGTGTGGGGTATCAGCTTCGGGCCGCAGATCCAGGTCTACTACCTGATCGCCGTTTACTGCTTTGTTTGCACCGCGGCCATGTTTGCACTCACGCGCACGCCGCTGGGCCGCATGCTCAATGCCGTGCGCGATAACCCCGAGCGCGTCGAGTTCATTGGTTATGACACCCAATGGGTGCGCTTCATGGCCTTCATGATTTCAGGCTTCTTCGCCGGCATCGCGGGCGGCTTGAGTGCGCTGAACTTTGAGATCGTTACCGCTGAAGTCGTCGGCGCGGCGCGCTCAGGCGCCTATCTGCTGTTCACCTTTCTGGGGGGGGCGACCTTCTTCTTCGGCCCCATCATTGGCGCGGTGCTGATGGTGGTGGCGCTGGTGCTGCTGTCGGAGCTGACCAAGGCTTGGCTGCTTTACCTGGGCCTGATCTTTGTCTTCATGGTGATGTATGCGCCGGGCGGCTTTGCCGGGCTCATCATGATGAATCTGCGCGTGGCGGCCTACGGCAAGCTGCGCCGGCTCTGGACGGCCTACCTGGCCCTGGCGGCCACGGCCTTGACCATTCTGGTCGGTGCTGCGGCCATGGTGGAGATGGTTTATCACCGCCAGATGAATGAGGCCATGGGGCCGCAGCTGCGCTTTCTGGGTGCCACGCTGAACAGCGGCCATGTCGATGCCTGGTTTGGTGCCGGTCTGGTGATGCTGCTGGGCCTGGGTTTGTTTGAGCTGACCCGGCGCCAGTTCAAGCGCGAGTGGGATGCCACGCAGGAAGAGATTGAAAAAGAGATCAAGCGGAGGGAAGCGCTTTGAGCACGAACATCCCCACGGCGGGCCATGGCGACCAGGGTGGCCCCTTTGCCCTGGAACTGCTGGACCTGCGCAAGCGCTTTGGCAAGACCGAGATCATTCGCGGTGCACAGCTGCAGGTACGGCCGGGCGAGCGGGTGGCCATCATCGGCCCCAATGGCGCCGGCAAGTCCACCTTGTTCAATCTGATCAGCGGCCGCTTCGCGCCCAGCGGCGGCGAGGTGCGCCTGCATGGCGCACGCATTGACGGCCTCAAGCCCTACGAGATCAATCGCCGCGGCCTGGCGCGCAGCTTTCAGGTCTCGAACCTGTTCATGCGCTTATCGGTGTTTGAGAACATCCGCTGCGCCGTGCTGTGGAGCCTGGGCTACCGCTATGCCTTCTGGAAGTTTCTGGCCGGCTTGGACGACGCCAATGATCGCGCCGAAGAGGTGATGGAGATGATCCGCCTCGACAAGCGCCGCGATGTGCTGGCGATGAACCTGACCTACGCGGAGGCGCGGGCGTTGGAGATCGGCATCACCATTGCCGGCGGCGCCAGCGTGATCTTGCTGGACGAGCCCACCGCCGGCATGAGCAAGAGCGAGACCCAGCGTTTCATCCAGCTGATCCGGGAGGTGACGGTGGGCAAGACCTTGCTGACGGTGGAGCACGATATGGGCGTGGTGTTCGGCCTGGCCGACAAGATCGCCGTGCTGGTCTACGGCGAGGTGATTGCCTTTGACACCCCCGACAAGGTACGCGCCAATGTGCAGGTGCAAGAGGCTTACCTGGGTTCGGTTCTGGCGGAGGCCCACGCATGACAAGGCTCGCTCTCGCATTTCCATATTCACTGCAGCTAGCAGGAGGCGTTTTATGAGCGAGATGGGTCGCGCGCTGCAACTGCAAGACGTGCATGCGTTCTACGGCAAAAGCCATGTGCTGCATGGCGTGACCATGCGGGTCGAGCCGGGCGAGATCGTCAGCTTGCTTGGCCGCAATGGCTCGGGTCGCTCCACCACGGTCAAGACCATCATGGGTCAGGTCGATGCGCAGGGTTCGATCAAGTTTGGCGAGCGCGAGTTGCTGGGCCACAAGGCCTACGAGATCGCCCATTGGGGCCTGGCCTATGTGCCGGAGAACCGCGACATCTTCCCCAAGCTGACGGTGCATCAGAACCTGCTGCTGGGGCAAAAGTCAGGAAGCGCGAAGAAGAAGTCGCGCTGGGGCTTTGAGGATATGTACCGCATGTTCCCGCGTTTGAAAGAGCGCCAGCACACCGAGGCCGGCGTGCTCTCGGGCGGCGAGCAGCAAATGCTCACCCTGTGCCGCAGCCTGATGGGCGACCCCGATCTGATCATGATCGACGAGCCCACCGAAGGCCTGGCGCCCATGATTGTGGAACTGGTGGCCGAGTACCTGAAGGCCTTGCGCGAGCGCGGCATTGCGGTGCTGCTGGTGGAGCAAAAACTGGCGATTGCGCTGGAGATCTCGCAGCGCTGCTATGTGATGGGCCACGGCCGCATCGTCTTCGAAGGCACACCGGCCGAGCTGCGCGGCAATAGCTATGTGCGCAAGGAGTGGCTGGAGGTCTAGCACCTATCCGGCCATAGATGGGATCGGCTGAAGGCCGATCTATTTACAGGGCTGTGTTGCCGAGCCTCGCAATACCGTCGGGTAGCACGGTGGCCTGCGCCTTGCTCGGCACCCCCATGGCGTCGCAGCTTGCCGGACGGCAGGCTTGCAACTCTTGACAGGGCCAGTTCGCCCAGCTTGCCCAAATGCCTGCACGTTCGGCCGGGCGCTGTGAGCGAGCTTCAGGCGTGCGGCCTGACCCCGCCGTGGGGCATGGGCGAAGCGCGCACCCCAGACTGGTGCTTCGGGCGCGGTGTCACGCACATCTGCGTGCGCCGGGCGCCTGCTTGCCTACGCATTTGCCCACACAGACGCACAAGCGCAGGGCGCAGCGCAATGGCACGGAGCTTGCAATCACGGAGTCAACGCCATTTGTTGACCGGAGACTCCATGACTGCCCGCCTCACCCGCCGCCCTTGGCTTCGCAACGCCGCCCTCGGCGTCACCCTCAGCTTGCTGGGCTCGCTGAGTCACGCGCAGACGCCGATCAAGTTCCAGCTCGATTGGCGCTTCGAAGGGCCGTCGGCGCTGTTCCTGCAACCCATCGCCAAAGGCACCTTCAAGGCCGCCGGGCTCGATGTGCAGTTGGACGCCGGCAGCGGCTCCGGCGGGGCGGTGACCCGCGTGGCCTCGGGCTCCTACGACATGGGCTTTGCCGACCTGGCGGCGCTGATGGAGTTCCACGCCAACAATCCCGACGCGCCGAACAAGCCGGTCGCGGTGATGATGGTCTACAACAATACGCCGGCCGCGGTGCTAACTCTGAAGAAGGGCGGCATCAATACGGTCGCCCAGCTGGCCGGCAAGAAGCTGGGCGCGCCGGTGTTCGACGCCGGTCGCAAGGGCTTCCCCATCTTCGCCAAGGCCAACAAGATCGAGGGCATCAGCTGGGTCAGCATGGACCCGCCGCTGCGCGAAACCATGCTGGTGCGCGGCGATGTCGATGCGATCACCGG is a window of Paucibacter sp. KCTC 42545 DNA encoding:
- a CDS encoding branched-chain amino acid ABC transporter permease, encoding MGTHKPFHFKPINFGRWLVWSLYALALLLAPLLWTSGLAQTMLSQIGIAIIACLAYNILLGQGGMLSFGHAVYSGLGAFLTIHSLNLVSSGAWQLPVSLLPVIGGLAGLGFAMLFGYVSTKKSGTPFAMITLGIGELIWSMSLMLPEFFGGEGGVSGNRVLGQAVWGISFGPQIQVYYLIAVYCFVCTAAMFALTRTPLGRMLNAVRDNPERVEFIGYDTQWVRFMAFMISGFFAGIAGGLSALNFEIVTAEVVGAARSGAYLLFTFLGGATFFFGPIIGAVLMVVALVLLSELTKAWLLYLGLIFVFMVMYAPGGFAGLIMMNLRVAAYGKLRRLWTAYLALAATALTILVGAAAMVEMVYHRQMNEAMGPQLRFLGATLNSGHVDAWFGAGLVMLLGLGLFELTRRQFKREWDATQEEIEKEIKRREAL
- a CDS encoding ABC transporter substrate-binding protein is translated as MTARLTRRPWLRNAALGVTLSLLGSLSHAQTPIKFQLDWRFEGPSALFLQPIAKGTFKAAGLDVQLDAGSGSGGAVTRVASGSYDMGFADLAALMEFHANNPDAPNKPVAVMMVYNNTPAAVLTLKKGGINTVAQLAGKKLGAPVFDAGRKGFPIFAKANKIEGISWVSMDPPLRETMLVRGDVDAITGFSFTSLLNLEARGIKAEEVNIFPYPDYGVKLYGNAIIASPKLIKEKPELIKAFLKAFAQGAKEVMADPDASIAFVKQRDGIINEALEKRRLRLAIDAVVASPDARAEGFGQVLAPRLALMASQVSDTYATKTRVVPEAVWNGSFLPSKAELDVLPALKKK
- a CDS encoding branched-chain amino acid ABC transporter permease, translating into MLSSGLTLIFSMMGVLNFAHASFYMLGAYIAYSLVGVLGFWPALVLAPLLVGVLGAGFERMALRRVHKFGHVAELLITFGLSYVVLELVQLIWGRLAVPFAPPAALQGSAFTIVQHPLQGLSLVWGAAPAQLCAGAACSNFPLTRLFMMVVALLMLLALWLLLTRTRIGLVIQAALTHPEMVEALGHNVPRVLMLVFGSGCALAALAGVIGGITFVTEPNMAVIVGSIIFVVVVVGGVGSLAGAFVGSLLIGLLQTLPLTVDGSLASLFTSWGLAVGPTTFGYPILKLSMAQVAPILPYLLMVLILIFRPKGLLGTRDD
- a CDS encoding ABC transporter ATP-binding protein; the protein is MSTNIPTAGHGDQGGPFALELLDLRKRFGKTEIIRGAQLQVRPGERVAIIGPNGAGKSTLFNLISGRFAPSGGEVRLHGARIDGLKPYEINRRGLARSFQVSNLFMRLSVFENIRCAVLWSLGYRYAFWKFLAGLDDANDRAEEVMEMIRLDKRRDVLAMNLTYAEARALEIGITIAGGASVILLDEPTAGMSKSETQRFIQLIREVTVGKTLLTVEHDMGVVFGLADKIAVLVYGEVIAFDTPDKVRANVQVQEAYLGSVLAEAHA
- a CDS encoding branched-chain amino acid ABC transporter substrate-binding protein, whose translation is MTQPKHLLRSSLIASLLAASAFAAHAQKGETVKIALIDPLSGLMGPVGQNQAKSFQFFAEKFNASNPAGVKFEIVSIDNKLSPVESLNALKSAIDQGVRYVAQGNGSGVALALIDAINKHNERNPGKEVLFLNHSAVDPDLTNSKCSFWHFRMDADTSMKMEAITTFLKDQPDVKKVFLLNQNYAHGHQVAKYAKELLASKRPDVQIVGEDLHPIAQVRDFAPYVAKIKASGADTVITGNWGSDLSLLIKAANESGYTGKFYTYYAGVTGTPSAMGATGAGRVYQVAYNHYNMGGQMGKWMSEFQTRFKDDFYTGSVIHIYTLLGSAMAKAKSTDPAKVALAMEGLRVNSFGGEVEMRKTDHQLQQPLYIAVWQKADAKYPYSPEGTGYTMAPVKTFESYVSSTPTSCQMKRP
- a CDS encoding 3-(methylthio)propionyl-CoA ligase, producing the protein MGQMMAMPLLISSLIKHAARHAGETEIVSKRVEGDIHRYTWAAAERRSRQLAQALARLGCEPGDRVATLAWNGYRHLEIYYGSSGSQLVCHTINPRLFPEQIAWIANDAQDRILCFDLNLLPLVEKLAPELSSVQHFVVMTDRAHMPAQTSLPGLLCYDELLDAEDACYVWPEFDENTACSICYTSGTTGHPKGAVYSHRSTLLHTYASALPDALDCSARDVILPVVPMFHVNAWGLPYSCALIGCKLVLPGPHLDGKSLYELFESEKVSFSAGVPTVWLGLLNYVKANALKFSTFKRTVIGGSACPPAMMKTLQDDYGVEVIHAWGMTELSPIGTLAKLNTRQLELPKDQQQRLLEKQGKVVYGIDMAIADDQGRALPWDGVAFGNLLVRGHWVINQYYGQTATPLVTLDGEPGWFPTGDVATIDPDGFMQITDRSKDVIKSGGEWISSIELENVAMAHPDVAEAAVIACVHPKWDERPLLVVIKKAGTVLTREGLLAFFDGRIPKWQVPDDVVFVNEIPHTATGKIQKLALRQQFKDYRLPGV
- a CDS encoding ABC transporter ATP-binding protein, whose translation is MGRALQLQDVHAFYGKSHVLHGVTMRVEPGEIVSLLGRNGSGRSTTVKTIMGQVDAQGSIKFGERELLGHKAYEIAHWGLAYVPENRDIFPKLTVHQNLLLGQKSGSAKKKSRWGFEDMYRMFPRLKERQHTEAGVLSGGEQQMLTLCRSLMGDPDLIMIDEPTEGLAPMIVELVAEYLKALRERGIAVLLVEQKLAIALEISQRCYVMGHGRIVFEGTPAELRGNSYVRKEWLEV